Proteins encoded together in one Paracidovorax wautersii window:
- a CDS encoding Tex family protein, producing the protein MQQIIRQLAAEIRVSEQQVRAAVELLDGGATVPFIARYRKEVTGGLDDIQLRELEARLSYLRELEDRRAAVLKAIDEQGKLTDALRAAIAAVPTKQELEDIYLPFKQKRRTKGQIAKEFGIEPLADKLFADPTLDPAAEAAAFTRPPEVLDDGKPGADFSTTAAVLDGVRDILSERWAEDAALVQSLREWLWAEGLLRSKKVDGKNETDPEVSKFRDYFEYDEPIGRVPSHRALAVFRGRALEILEAKLVLPVEPEPGKPSLAEGKIALHLGWSHAGRPADDLLRKCVAWTWRVKLSLSTERDLFARLRDEAEKVAIKVFADNLRDLLLAAPAGPRVVMGLDPGIRTGVKVAVVDATGKLVETATVFPHEPRRDWDGSLHTLAKLCDKHGVNLIAIGNGTASRETDKLAGELIKLAAKADRAIEKVVVSEAGASVYSASEYASQEMPDVDVSLRGAASIARRLQDPLAELVKIDPKSIGVGQYQHDVNQSELARTLGTVVEDCVNSVGVDLNTASVPLLSRVSGLSGSVAKAVVRWREANGAFKSRRQLMEVSGLGAKTFEQAAGFLRIRGGDNPLDVTGVHPETYPVVEQILAQTGKPVTDVMGRADMLKTLKPEVFANERFGVITVRDILAELEKPGRDPRPDFKVARFNEGVEDIRDLKEGMVLEGTVSNVAQFGAFVDLGVHQDGLVHVSQLSHKFVNDAREVVKTGDIVKVKVMEVDVERKRIGLSMKLDAAPARRDGPRDNRFEGAGRGYAQPQRRNSDPAPQSAMASAFAKLQPKR; encoded by the coding sequence CATTCGGCAGTTGGCCGCAGAAATCCGGGTCAGTGAACAACAGGTACGCGCAGCGGTGGAGCTGCTGGATGGCGGCGCCACGGTGCCCTTCATCGCGCGCTACCGCAAAGAGGTGACGGGCGGGCTGGACGACATCCAGCTGCGTGAGCTCGAAGCCCGCCTGTCCTACCTGCGCGAGCTGGAAGACCGCCGCGCGGCCGTGCTCAAGGCCATCGATGAGCAGGGCAAGCTGACGGATGCCCTGCGCGCGGCCATCGCCGCCGTTCCCACCAAGCAGGAGCTGGAAGACATCTACCTGCCTTTCAAGCAAAAGCGCCGGACCAAGGGCCAGATCGCCAAGGAGTTCGGCATCGAGCCGCTGGCCGACAAGCTGTTTGCCGACCCCACGCTGGACCCGGCTGCCGAGGCCGCGGCCTTCACCCGCCCCCCCGAGGTGCTGGACGACGGCAAGCCCGGCGCCGACTTCTCCACCACGGCGGCCGTGCTGGACGGCGTGCGCGACATCCTGTCCGAACGCTGGGCTGAGGACGCCGCGCTGGTGCAGTCGCTGCGCGAATGGCTGTGGGCCGAGGGCCTGCTGCGCAGCAAGAAAGTCGATGGGAAGAACGAGACCGACCCCGAGGTCTCCAAATTCCGCGACTATTTCGAGTACGACGAGCCCATCGGCCGCGTGCCTTCGCACCGTGCGCTGGCCGTGTTCCGTGGCCGCGCGCTCGAAATTCTGGAAGCCAAGCTGGTGCTGCCCGTGGAGCCTGAGCCCGGCAAGCCGAGCCTGGCCGAAGGCAAGATCGCGCTGCACCTGGGCTGGAGCCACGCCGGCCGCCCGGCAGACGACCTGCTGCGCAAGTGCGTGGCCTGGACCTGGCGCGTGAAGCTCAGTCTCTCCACCGAGCGCGACCTGTTCGCCCGGCTGCGCGACGAGGCCGAGAAAGTCGCCATCAAGGTGTTTGCGGACAACCTGCGCGACCTGCTGCTGGCCGCGCCCGCCGGCCCGCGCGTGGTGATGGGGCTGGACCCTGGCATCCGCACCGGCGTGAAGGTGGCCGTGGTGGACGCTACCGGCAAGCTAGTGGAGACCGCGACCGTGTTCCCGCACGAGCCACGCCGCGACTGGGACGGCTCGCTGCACACGCTGGCCAAGCTGTGCGACAAGCATGGCGTGAACCTGATCGCCATCGGCAACGGCACGGCCAGCCGCGAGACCGACAAGCTGGCCGGCGAACTGATCAAGCTGGCCGCCAAGGCCGACCGTGCCATCGAGAAGGTGGTGGTGAGCGAGGCCGGCGCATCGGTCTATTCCGCCAGCGAATACGCCTCGCAGGAAATGCCCGACGTGGACGTGAGCCTGCGCGGCGCCGCCTCCATCGCGCGCCGGCTGCAGGACCCGCTGGCCGAGCTGGTGAAGATCGACCCCAAGAGCATCGGCGTGGGCCAGTACCAGCACGACGTGAACCAGAGCGAGCTGGCGCGCACGCTGGGCACCGTGGTCGAGGACTGCGTGAACTCGGTGGGCGTGGACCTGAACACGGCCAGCGTGCCGCTGCTGTCGCGCGTGTCCGGCCTGTCGGGCAGCGTGGCCAAGGCCGTGGTGCGCTGGCGCGAAGCCAACGGCGCGTTCAAGAGCCGCAGGCAGCTGATGGAGGTGAGCGGCCTGGGCGCCAAGACCTTCGAGCAGGCGGCGGGCTTCTTGCGCATCCGCGGGGGCGACAACCCGCTGGACGTGACGGGCGTGCACCCGGAGACCTATCCCGTGGTCGAGCAGATCCTCGCCCAGACAGGCAAGCCCGTGACCGACGTGATGGGCCGCGCCGACATGCTCAAGACCCTGAAGCCCGAGGTGTTCGCCAACGAGCGCTTTGGGGTCATCACCGTGCGCGACATCCTGGCCGAGCTGGAAAAGCCCGGCCGCGACCCGCGTCCCGACTTCAAGGTCGCGCGCTTCAACGAGGGCGTGGAAGACATCCGGGACCTGAAGGAAGGCATGGTGCTGGAGGGCACGGTCAGCAATGTGGCGCAGTTCGGCGCGTTCGTCGACCTGGGCGTGCACCAGGACGGCCTGGTCCACGTGAGCCAGCTGAGCCACAAGTTCGTCAACGATGCACGCGAGGTGGTCAAGACCGGCGACATCGTCAAGGTGAAGGTCATGGAAGTGGACGTCGAGCGCAAGCGCATCGGCCTGTCGATGAAGCTGGACGCCGCGCCCGCCCGCCGTGACGGCCCGCGCGACAACCGCTTCGAAGGTGCCGGCCGCGGCTACGCCCAGCCGCAGCGCCGCAACAGCGACCCGGCGCCGCAGTCGGCCATGGCATCGGCCTTCGCCAAGCTGCAACCCAAGCGCTGA
- a CDS encoding HDOD domain-containing protein, whose amino-acid sequence MDLNALLAAPVTLPSLPKAVALLATELALPEPSLRRINLFFGMDPALAARLLQEANGPAFQAPRTVSGISEALALLSMTQLRTLVTTAPLGTTSRSVPGVNLQQFWRYSLHTAKLARSLAGIVRQNQIAAYTAGLLHGLGELVLHLAAPERMQSMDALVAPLDARRAKLEQRLLGFSYAQVTASLAYRWQLPGEVVDALQHLTAPFDNLAYEPLAGVLHLAAWRARAREAGLSERELAVSFPAEVGLALDLDIDMVLEQDPIDWTVRPDAGAFV is encoded by the coding sequence ATGGACCTGAACGCTCTGCTGGCCGCTCCTGTCACGCTGCCCAGCCTGCCCAAGGCGGTGGCGTTGCTCGCGACCGAGCTGGCATTGCCGGAGCCCTCGCTGCGGCGCATCAACCTCTTTTTCGGTATGGACCCGGCGCTGGCGGCGCGCCTGCTGCAGGAAGCCAATGGCCCGGCCTTCCAGGCACCGCGCACGGTGTCGGGCATCTCCGAGGCGCTGGCCTTGCTCAGCATGACGCAACTGCGCACCCTGGTGACCACGGCGCCGCTCGGCACCACGTCGCGCTCGGTTCCCGGGGTGAATCTGCAGCAGTTCTGGCGCTACAGCCTGCACACCGCCAAGCTGGCGCGGTCCCTGGCGGGCATCGTGCGCCAGAACCAGATTGCCGCGTACACCGCCGGCCTGCTGCACGGGCTGGGCGAACTGGTGCTGCATCTGGCGGCGCCCGAGCGCATGCAGTCCATGGACGCGCTGGTCGCCCCACTGGATGCTCGCCGCGCCAAGCTGGAGCAGCGGCTGCTGGGCTTCAGCTACGCGCAGGTGACTGCCAGCCTGGCCTACCGCTGGCAGCTGCCCGGCGAGGTGGTGGATGCGCTGCAGCACCTGACCGCACCATTCGACAACCTGGCCTATGAGCCTTTGGCCGGCGTGCTGCACCTGGCGGCCTGGCGCGCCCGCGCCCGCGAGGCCGGCCTGTCCGAGCGCGAACTGGCCGTGAGCTTTCCCGCCGAGGTGGGCCTGGCGTTGGACTTGGACATCGACATGGTGCTGGAGCAGGATCCGATCGACTGGACGGTGCGGCCCGACGCCGGCGCCTTCGTATGA
- a CDS encoding phospholipase — protein MKALRIHAGPAARRHIEQQGLQPADVGVIPAAAGGPKGLILGPLDRFLFGHWLPQSHQPVHLVGASIGAWRMATACLPDNIAGWARLEHDYIHQHYDVPPGARRPSAAHVSERFGQTLQAFYAGQVPDVLAHPRYRLHIVTSRGRQLLAREHRWATPLGYLGAFASNAVHRRALGWWLERVVFSSPGPAAAGATAGGAAPLPFDARDLPTRQVALHEDNFLPALQASCSIPFVLQAVHDIPGAPRGAYWDGGITDYHLHLRYGSQDAIDSIAACAIRTGAGGQNGLNPSAPLVLYPHFQHRVVPGWLDKGLRWRHGSTPALDRMVVLSPSAEWVATLPRAKLPDRDDFMHYGADTTARAAAWKAATAASQQLADEWAQWLHRPDPSQVQPL, from the coding sequence CTGAAGGCGCTGCGCATCCATGCCGGCCCGGCGGCCCGGCGCCACATCGAACAGCAGGGGCTGCAGCCGGCGGATGTGGGCGTGATTCCGGCTGCGGCAGGCGGCCCCAAGGGCCTCATCCTCGGCCCCCTCGACCGCTTTCTCTTCGGCCACTGGCTGCCCCAGTCCCACCAGCCGGTGCACCTGGTGGGCGCATCCATCGGCGCGTGGCGCATGGCCACCGCCTGTCTGCCCGACAACATTGCGGGCTGGGCCCGGCTGGAGCACGACTACATCCACCAGCACTACGACGTGCCGCCGGGCGCGCGCCGGCCTTCTGCCGCGCATGTGAGCGAGCGCTTTGGGCAGACCTTGCAGGCGTTCTACGCCGGGCAGGTGCCCGACGTGCTGGCACACCCGCGCTACCGCCTGCACATCGTCACCTCGCGCGGGCGGCAACTGCTGGCGCGGGAGCACCGCTGGGCCACGCCGCTGGGCTACCTGGGCGCTTTCGCGTCCAACGCGGTGCACCGCCGTGCACTGGGCTGGTGGCTGGAGCGGGTGGTGTTCTCGTCGCCTGGTCCGGCCGCAGCGGGCGCCACAGCCGGCGGGGCGGCGCCGCTGCCGTTCGACGCGCGCGACCTGCCCACGCGGCAGGTGGCGCTGCATGAGGACAATTTTCTGCCCGCCCTGCAGGCCAGCTGCTCCATTCCGTTCGTGCTGCAGGCGGTACACGACATTCCCGGCGCGCCGCGCGGCGCCTACTGGGACGGCGGCATCACCGATTACCACCTGCACCTGCGCTATGGTTCTCAGGATGCTATCGATAGCATAGCTGCTTGCGCAATCAGGACGGGCGCTGGCGGCCAAAATGGCCTGAACCCCTCTGCGCCGCTGGTCCTCTACCCCCACTTCCAGCACCGCGTGGTGCCCGGCTGGCTGGACAAGGGCCTGCGCTGGCGCCACGGCAGCACGCCGGCGCTGGACCGCATGGTGGTGCTGTCGCCCAGCGCCGAATGGGTCGCCACGCTGCCGCGCGCCAAGCTGCCCGATCGCGACGACTTCATGCACTACGGCGCCGACACCACCGCGCGTGCGGCCGCATGGAAGGCCGCCACCGCTGCCAGCCAGCAACTGGCTGACGAGTGGGCGCAGTGGCTGCACCGGCCGGACCCGTCGCAGGTGCAGCCGCTGTGA
- a CDS encoding iron-containing alcohol dehydrogenase produces the protein MAFINYVTQIQFEFGAIQLLKQECQRVGISRPLVVTDQGVKAAGVLQKALDALEGIPVAVFDQTPSNPTEAAVRAAVEVYRAQGCDGLIAVGGGSAIDCAKGIAIAATHEGPLKTYATIEGGSPRITERVAPLIAVPTTSGTGSEVARGAIIIVDDHRKLGFHSWHIVPRTAICDPGLTLGLPPMLTAATGMDAIAHCMETFMSSAFNPPADGIALDGLERGWKHIEPATRNGADQDARLNMMSASMQGAMAFQKGLGCVHSLSHSLGGVNPRLHHGTLNAVFLPAVVRFNAQDPTVRQNRRLERMAHAMGLASAGDIPEAIRDMSARLGLPTGLAAMGVTEDLFDDVIRGAMADHCHKTNPREASVEDYRDMLQASM, from the coding sequence ATGGCTTTCATCAATTACGTCACCCAGATCCAGTTCGAATTCGGCGCCATCCAGCTTCTGAAGCAGGAATGCCAGCGCGTGGGCATCAGCCGCCCGCTGGTGGTAACCGACCAGGGGGTCAAGGCTGCAGGCGTGTTGCAGAAGGCGCTGGACGCACTGGAGGGCATTCCGGTGGCGGTGTTCGACCAGACACCGTCCAACCCGACCGAGGCCGCGGTGCGGGCCGCTGTGGAGGTGTACCGCGCCCAGGGCTGCGACGGGTTGATCGCGGTGGGCGGCGGCTCGGCCATCGACTGCGCCAAGGGCATCGCCATAGCGGCCACGCACGAGGGGCCGCTCAAGACCTACGCGACCATCGAAGGCGGCTCGCCCAGGATCACCGAGCGCGTGGCGCCGCTGATCGCCGTGCCCACCACCAGCGGCACCGGCAGCGAGGTGGCGCGCGGCGCCATCATCATCGTGGACGACCACCGCAAACTGGGCTTCCACTCATGGCACATCGTGCCGCGCACTGCGATCTGCGACCCGGGCCTGACGCTGGGCCTGCCGCCCATGCTCACCGCCGCCACGGGCATGGACGCGATCGCGCACTGCATGGAAACATTCATGTCGTCGGCCTTCAACCCGCCGGCCGACGGCATCGCGCTGGACGGGCTGGAGCGCGGCTGGAAGCACATCGAGCCGGCCACTCGCAACGGCGCCGACCAGGACGCGCGCCTGAACATGATGAGCGCCAGCATGCAGGGTGCCATGGCCTTCCAGAAGGGGCTGGGCTGCGTGCACTCGCTCAGCCACAGCCTGGGCGGCGTCAACCCGCGCCTGCACCACGGCACGCTCAACGCAGTGTTCCTGCCGGCCGTCGTGCGCTTCAACGCGCAGGACCCGACCGTGCGCCAGAACCGCCGCCTGGAGCGCATGGCGCACGCCATGGGCCTGGCGAGTGCAGGCGACATTCCCGAGGCCATCCGCGACATGAGCGCCCGGCTGGGCCTGCCGACCGGCCTGGCGGCCATGGGCGTGACGGAGGACCTTTTCGACGACGTGATCCGCGGCGCCATGGCCGACCATTGCCACAAGACCAACCCACGCGAAGCCAGCGTGGAGGATTACCGGGACATGCTGCAGGCGTCGATGTGA
- a CDS encoding fumarylacetoacetate hydrolase encodes MTMKQTLTAWALAVAGVTAAHAECLSSDQVAELARHYAARTPAPNFAPLSDADGACTRARFNQLLAQQMGKVVGYKAGLTNPAVQKRFNTDKPVWGKLYEGMVRPSGLVVEAAFGARPLYEADMLVRVKSAAINHARTPLEVLDGIDQIIPFIELPDLLVQAPPQLNGPGVAAINVGARLGVAGEPIAIPQTRGERHALLDALERMSVQLTNEKGELLAPAGKGSDILGHPLQAVVWLAEALQKEEITLQPGDLVSLGSFSPLLPPRPGLAVTATYQGLPGARPVMVTFK; translated from the coding sequence ATGACCATGAAGCAAACCCTCACGGCATGGGCCCTGGCCGTCGCCGGCGTGACAGCCGCGCACGCCGAATGCCTGTCCAGCGACCAGGTGGCCGAACTGGCCCGGCACTACGCCGCCCGCACGCCGGCGCCCAACTTCGCGCCGCTGTCGGACGCCGACGGGGCCTGCACGCGTGCGCGCTTCAATCAACTCCTCGCCCAGCAGATGGGCAAGGTCGTGGGCTACAAGGCCGGCCTGACCAACCCGGCCGTGCAAAAGCGCTTCAACACGGACAAGCCGGTGTGGGGCAAGCTGTACGAGGGTATGGTGCGGCCCAGCGGCCTGGTAGTGGAGGCAGCCTTCGGCGCCCGCCCGCTGTACGAGGCCGACATGCTGGTGCGCGTGAAGAGCGCCGCCATCAACCATGCGCGCACGCCCCTGGAAGTGCTCGACGGCATCGACCAGATCATCCCTTTCATCGAACTGCCTGACCTGCTGGTGCAGGCCCCTCCGCAGCTCAATGGCCCGGGCGTGGCCGCCATCAACGTGGGTGCCCGGCTGGGCGTTGCCGGCGAGCCCATCGCCATCCCGCAGACGCGCGGCGAGCGCCACGCCTTGCTGGACGCGCTGGAGCGCATGAGCGTGCAACTCACCAACGAGAAAGGCGAACTGTTGGCCCCGGCCGGCAAGGGCAGCGACATCCTCGGCCACCCGCTGCAGGCCGTGGTCTGGCTGGCCGAGGCGCTGCAAAAGGAAGAGATCACCCTGCAGCCGGGTGACCTGGTCAGCCTGGGCTCGTTCTCCCCGCTGCTGCCACCGCGGCCGGGCCTGGCGGTGACGGCCACCTACCAGGGGCTGCCGGGGGCCAGGCCCGTGATGGTGACGTTCAAATAG
- a CDS encoding alpha/beta hydrolase, translating into MRSVLDRMARAGRPPLHTLPAAEARAAYEAGAGVLETPKAALPRVENLQIPARDGTALAARLYAPSSDAGLPLLLYLHGGGFTLGSIDTHDVLCRELARLAGCMVVSLGYRLAPEHRFPTASDDAWDALVWLAAQARQLGADPARLAVGGDSAGGTLAAVNAILARDAGLPLALQLLIYPGTTAHQDTPSHQTFAHGLVLEAPAIAWFFDQYVGQGPEREDWRFAPLLAPDVDGVAPAWLGLAECDPLVDEGVLYADKLRAAGVPVDLEIYRGVTHEFIKMGRAIPEARQAHADAARALRSAFGLEDEA; encoded by the coding sequence ATGCGCAGCGTGCTGGACCGCATGGCCCGCGCCGGCCGACCACCCCTCCACACCTTGCCAGCCGCTGAGGCCCGGGCCGCCTACGAAGCGGGCGCCGGCGTGCTTGAAACTCCCAAGGCCGCTCTGCCCCGGGTGGAGAACCTGCAGATCCCTGCCCGGGACGGCACTGCGCTGGCGGCGCGGCTGTATGCGCCGTCGTCCGATGCGGGCTTGCCGCTGTTGCTGTACCTGCATGGGGGCGGGTTCACCCTCGGCAGCATCGATACGCACGATGTACTGTGCCGCGAACTGGCGCGGCTGGCCGGGTGCATGGTGGTGTCGCTGGGCTACCGGTTGGCGCCCGAGCACCGGTTTCCCACGGCGAGCGACGATGCCTGGGATGCCTTGGTCTGGCTGGCCGCGCAGGCGCGCCAGCTGGGGGCGGACCCGGCGCGGCTGGCCGTGGGCGGGGACAGTGCCGGCGGCACGCTGGCGGCGGTGAATGCCATCCTGGCGCGCGATGCGGGCCTGCCGCTGGCGCTGCAGCTGCTGATCTACCCGGGCACGACGGCGCACCAGGACACGCCGTCGCACCAGACATTCGCGCACGGCCTGGTGCTGGAGGCGCCGGCCATTGCCTGGTTCTTCGACCAGTACGTGGGGCAGGGCCCTGAGCGGGAGGACTGGCGCTTTGCGCCGCTGCTCGCCCCCGATGTGGACGGCGTGGCCCCGGCCTGGCTGGGCCTGGCCGAGTGCGATCCGCTGGTGGACGAGGGTGTGCTGTACGCCGACAAGCTGCGGGCCGCCGGCGTGCCGGTGGACCTGGAGATCTACCGCGGGGTGACGCACGAATTCATCAAGATGGGCCGCGCGATTCCTGAGGCGCGCCAGGCGCACGCCGATGCGGCGCGCGCCCTGCGCAGCGCCTTCGGCCTGGAGGACGAGGCATGA
- a CDS encoding YbgC/FadM family acyl-CoA thioesterase: MTTPPSIASAAPDAAAPAPRRAQFRCLHRLRVRWAEVDMQKIVFNAHYLMYADTAMGEYWRVLAVPYESGMAALGGELYVKKATVEYHASARLDDIVDVGLRCVRIGRSSLLFAFGIFGGDRLLVSGELVYVFADPATQTSSPVPATLRAMLEQFEAGHAMVETRVGDWATLGRDAGALRTAVFVQEQGIDAAIEADDRDGTAVHAVAFNRLGLPVATGRLLRGAPAQALIGRMAVDRAVRGQRWGREVLDALVAHAERRGDRRVTLHAQANAEAFYRRAGFVAVGEPYEEAGLPHVTMERVLLDAMKNGAGGA, from the coding sequence ATGACCACACCGCCAAGTATCGCGTCCGCCGCCCCGGATGCGGCCGCCCCGGCGCCACGGCGCGCCCAGTTCCGCTGCCTGCACCGGCTGCGCGTGCGCTGGGCGGAGGTGGACATGCAGAAGATCGTCTTCAATGCCCACTACCTGATGTACGCAGATACGGCCATGGGCGAGTACTGGCGCGTCCTGGCCGTGCCCTACGAGTCCGGCATGGCGGCGCTGGGCGGCGAGCTGTACGTGAAGAAGGCGACGGTGGAATACCACGCGTCGGCGCGGCTGGACGACATCGTCGATGTGGGGCTGCGCTGCGTGCGCATCGGGCGCTCGTCGCTGCTGTTCGCCTTCGGCATCTTTGGGGGCGACCGGTTGCTGGTGTCAGGCGAGCTGGTCTATGTGTTTGCTGACCCTGCCACGCAGACCTCCAGTCCGGTACCCGCCACGCTGCGCGCCATGCTGGAGCAATTCGAGGCCGGGCACGCGATGGTGGAGACGCGGGTGGGCGATTGGGCCACCCTGGGCCGCGATGCCGGTGCGCTGCGCACGGCCGTGTTCGTGCAGGAACAGGGCATCGACGCCGCCATCGAGGCCGACGACCGGGACGGCACGGCCGTGCACGCCGTCGCGTTCAACCGCTTGGGCTTGCCGGTGGCGACCGGGCGGCTGCTGCGCGGCGCGCCGGCCCAGGCGCTGATCGGGCGCATGGCAGTGGACCGGGCCGTGCGCGGCCAGCGCTGGGGCCGCGAGGTGCTGGACGCCCTGGTGGCGCACGCCGAACGCCGCGGCGACCGGCGCGTGACGCTGCACGCCCAGGCAAACGCCGAGGCTTTCTACCGGCGGGCCGGGTTCGTGGCAGTGGGCGAGCCCTATGAAGAGGCGGGCCTGCCCCATGTCACCATGGAGCGCGTTCTGCTGGATGCTATGAAAAATGGAGCCGGTGGCGCTTGA
- a CDS encoding ATP-binding protein has translation MRCKKLHWPRSLRSRLLVVYALGMTFSALLVGTTVMLLAAPFNRYMLECGSTEFAEALARRAVFAADGTPTGFDETKIERWVLTGFGDEVIVRIADAQGRVVFAPAGDFTPLTPEGRPFEPRTQAFALTRKGVAMHAATAEVAHQGRPWYVQFAASDRLVLQMRDSFGIPALHQGMLVIGVTFLAVFLLATHITLQRMLKPLRTASQEALRITPQTLDARLRTGGLPKELSPLVEAFNQALDRLQTGFRTQQEFLANAAHELKTPLALIRAQIELEPNDQRTPFLLQDVDRMARQVQQLLHLAEASEARNYQLAAVDPQAAVAEVCDYMDRVARQNGVRIVQRVDAAAAAAAGWQADRGALFTLFKNLLENAIQHSPQGGVVTVTIDAEGFSVADEGPGVAPADLPRLFDRFWRGAARRDEGAGLGLSICQEVARAHGWHMQASPGDRGLQMQVRFPAA, from the coding sequence ATGCGCTGCAAGAAGCTGCACTGGCCGCGTAGCCTGCGCTCCCGGCTGCTGGTGGTGTATGCGCTGGGCATGACGTTCAGCGCACTGCTCGTGGGCACCACCGTCATGCTGCTGGCCGCACCGTTCAACCGCTACATGCTGGAGTGCGGCTCCACCGAGTTCGCCGAGGCGCTGGCCCGCCGCGCCGTCTTCGCGGCCGACGGCACGCCCACAGGATTCGACGAGACCAAGATCGAACGCTGGGTGCTCACCGGCTTCGGCGACGAGGTGATCGTGCGCATCGCCGATGCGCAGGGCCGCGTCGTCTTCGCGCCCGCTGGCGACTTCACTCCGCTGACGCCCGAAGGCCGCCCCTTCGAGCCCCGGACGCAGGCCTTCGCCCTCACCCGCAAGGGCGTGGCCATGCACGCCGCCACCGCCGAGGTGGCGCACCAGGGCCGGCCATGGTACGTGCAGTTCGCCGCCAGCGACCGCCTGGTGCTGCAGATGCGCGACTCGTTCGGCATTCCGGCGCTGCACCAGGGCATGCTGGTGATCGGCGTCACCTTTCTGGCGGTGTTCCTGCTCGCCACGCACATCACGCTGCAGCGCATGCTCAAGCCGCTGCGCACGGCCTCGCAGGAAGCCCTGCGCATCACGCCGCAGACGCTGGACGCGCGGCTGCGCACCGGAGGCCTGCCCAAGGAACTGTCACCGCTGGTCGAGGCTTTCAACCAGGCGCTGGACCGGCTGCAGACCGGCTTTCGGACGCAGCAGGAATTTCTGGCCAACGCCGCCCATGAGCTGAAGACGCCGCTGGCCCTGATCCGCGCGCAGATCGAGCTGGAGCCGAACGACCAGCGCACCCCCTTCCTGCTGCAGGACGTGGACCGCATGGCGCGCCAGGTGCAACAGCTGCTGCACCTGGCCGAAGCCAGCGAGGCGCGCAACTACCAGCTGGCCGCCGTGGACCCGCAGGCCGCCGTAGCCGAGGTCTGCGACTACATGGACCGCGTGGCGCGCCAGAACGGCGTGCGCATCGTGCAGCGCGTGGACGCCGCCGCGGCGGCGGCTGCCGGCTGGCAGGCGGACCGGGGCGCCCTGTTCACCCTGTTCAAGAACCTGCTTGAAAACGCCATCCAGCACAGCCCGCAGGGAGGCGTGGTGACCGTGACCATCGATGCCGAGGGCTTCAGCGTGGCCGACGAAGGCCCGGGCGTGGCGCCAGCCGACCTGCCCCGGCTGTTCGACCGCTTCTGGCGCGGCGCCGCCCGGCGCGACGAAGGCGCCGGGCTGGGCCTGTCGATCTGCCAGGAGGTGGCCCGTGCGCACGGCTGGCACATGCAGGCGAGCCCGGGCGACCGGGGGCTGCAGATGCAGGTGCGGTTTCCGGCGGCGTGA
- a CDS encoding response regulator transcription factor, translating to MNRIALIEDHGRLAALVRQALSQAGIETDVFHDLHSASLALETMDYGVLVVDRGLPDGDGLQLVRRLRAAGRATPCLMLTARDALHDRLEGLDSGADDYLTKPFPMEELIARVRALLRRPAAVRALDPSYGDLSVSAEHSTLACAGTTVPLSAAELQIMLCLARKAGQTVRRSALEAAAWGLSETVTPNALDVALHRLRRKLAAAGSHYQIANLRGHGYALQEAALAA from the coding sequence ATGAACCGCATCGCCCTCATCGAAGACCACGGCCGCCTGGCCGCGCTGGTGCGCCAGGCCCTTTCGCAGGCGGGCATCGAAACCGACGTGTTCCATGACCTGCATTCCGCCTCGCTGGCGCTGGAGACCATGGACTACGGCGTGCTGGTGGTGGACCGGGGCCTGCCCGACGGCGACGGCCTGCAGCTCGTGCGGCGCCTGCGCGCGGCCGGGCGCGCCACGCCCTGCCTGATGCTGACCGCACGCGACGCCCTGCACGACCGGCTCGAAGGCCTGGACAGCGGCGCGGACGACTACCTGACCAAACCCTTTCCCATGGAAGAGCTCATCGCCCGCGTGCGGGCCCTGCTGCGGCGCCCCGCCGCGGTGCGGGCGCTCGACCCGAGCTATGGCGACCTCTCCGTGAGCGCCGAGCACAGCACCCTGGCCTGCGCCGGCACCACCGTGCCGCTGTCCGCGGCCGAGCTGCAGATCATGCTGTGCCTGGCCCGCAAGGCCGGGCAGACCGTGCGCCGCTCCGCGCTGGAGGCCGCCGCCTGGGGCCTGTCGGAGACGGTCACGCCCAATGCGCTCGACGTGGCCCTGCACCGGCTGCGGCGCAAGCTGGCCGCTGCCGGCTCGCACTACCAGATCGCGAACCTGCGAGGCCACGGCTATGCGCTGCAAGAAGCTGCACTGGCCGCGTAG